In Vicia villosa cultivar HV-30 ecotype Madison, WI linkage group LG7, Vvil1.0, whole genome shotgun sequence, the DNA window GTTCGATAATGTATAATGGTGTGTATCATTTGCTAGCCTTCAAGTTGTTGAACTCTACTATTCAAGTCTAAGGATACAATTTGGGCTTCCCGCAGCATTCCCTCCTCTCTAAGCCCGGATATTAGCTCATAGCACAGGCGGTCATTTAAAATGAAACCAGTATCACACATTTTCATATACCAAAAATACGCACCATTGAAATCTTTTAAGTCACAATGTCCTTTAACCAAAATTTTATATGTATCAGTTTTTGGAACCAGACCCTTTGCcttcatatcatcaaaaagatgTGTTATTTCTGAGACCCTTCTATCTCTAAGGTGTGCTAGAATCAAGCAGTTGTAAGTCACCTTGTCCGAATCAACTCCCAGATCAACCATTTGTTGGTGCAAAGACATTGCCTTCAGAACATTTCCATCTTCAGCATAACCATAAATCATTTCATTATATACCGCTCGGTCTGGAATCAAGCCCATTCCTAACATTTCTTGAAACATTTTCTCCATTGTCACTACACCTTCTTTCCTGCATGAATTGATCAAAGGATGGAAAGTCCCAACGGAAGGTTTTATGCCCCCCTTCTTCATATTATCGTACAATTCAAGGCATTTCTTAGGGTTTCCTGACATTGCATATCCGGACATTAAGGAATTATATGTAATCACATCTGGATTATATCCCTTGCTGGTCATCTGGAGAAACAGATTCTCAGCTTCTGCTACCCTTCCGTTTTTCCCGATTCCATGTATCAGTGTATTGTATGTCACAAGAGTTGCATCTATTCCATTTTTTATCATTTCATTAAAAAATCTGAAGGCATCTTTTAGTTTACTCAATGAGCAACTAGCTTCAATGAGCATATTATATATTTCTACATTTGGAGAAACCCCACGACCTACCATATCCCCAAGCACAATCTCAGCATCAAGAAGCTTACGATCTTTGCAGAGACAGTTTATCAGAGAACCATAGCTTATGACATTAGGCTTTATCCCTTTCTTCTCCATTTCCTCAAGAATCTCAAAACACCTAACAAAATCACACGCCATACCATAACCATTAACCAAAGAGTTATAAGTCTCAACAGTGGGAGAAACACCCTTCTCTATCATCTTCTTAACCCATCTCTCTGCCTGGTCCAACTCCCCAGTTTCACAAAACTTGTTAATCAGGGTATTGAAGGTGACATAACTAGGCCTCAACCCTCGTTTTTCCATTTCTTCAGCTGTCAATATAGCTTTATTCAAGTCACCCTCTTGGCAATAAGCATTCACCAGTATGTTATATGATATCTGACTGGGAACAACCCCATTATCTTCTAGCTTTGCCAAAACCTCTTTAGCCTTTTCAACCCTTCCTACCCTGCACAATCCATTCAACAGAACACTATAAGTACGCTCATCAACCTGTGTCCCATTTCCATCTAGCAAACCATTTTCATTTTCACAAACATAATTATCATCAAATAAAAAACATGAAAACCCCTTAGGCAAAAAACCAATCCCCTCCATCTCCAACAAGACCTTCCTCACATCTTCCAATCTCCCCAAACCACAAAGACCACTTAACAAGCAATTATAAGTAACAATATTTGGCTCCGAATATGGAGCCTTCATCCTACCTCTCAAACTAAAAGCTTCCTCTATTTCACCCACCTTACAATACCCATCAATAAGTGTATTATAAGTAACCGTATTCGGAACAATACTTCTCTCAATCATTTCATCAAACATCTTCCGCGCATCCTTAAGTCTCTTCCCTTTACACAACCCACCCAACATCAAATTATACACATAAACAAAAGGCCGAATCCCATCTCTCTCCATTGAATCAATCAACTCAAACCCCTTATTCAAATCCCTCATCATAACAGCAGAATGAACCGCTTTTTTATACGAAAAAGCATCGGGCCGAATACCcgattcaacaacatcattaaaaAGAGTGAGAGCTTTCTCGAACTGGTGCAAATGAACAagggtttggagaagagaattaaTAAAACAAATGGGGAGGATAAAGCCTTCATTTTTCATGGAATAGAACAATTCCATGACTCGGTTGATTGTACTGGGATTGGAACAAAAGGGTAAGAGGGTTTGTAGAAAGATGGGTTTGGATACGAGGGAGTGGATTTGCGAAGGGAATGAGTAAGGGGCGTTGGAGAGAAGAAGCGATTTGAAGACGGTTTGGGCGGGTTTTGTGCGGCCTTGATCGATTAATGACTGAAGGTGTTGGAAGGTTTGAAGCCATTGTTGTTGGTTTTGGGGGAATGTGAGTGATTGGGAACAGAATGAGGAAGTGGAATTTTTGAGGTGGGAATTGGGAACAAGGTGAAGAACGGAGCGTCTTCTTAAAAACATCGTTTTTAGAGATTGTTGATATTGAAAGAAGGTTCGACGGCGGCGATCTCTATTTAACGGTGGTGACAGTTCGACGCAGGTGGAGGTAGTGGCGGTTCAACGGCAGGTGGCGGTGGTGTGGTTGTGAGAGAAGAACTGAAATGAACAATTGAAGTGCCAAACTATCGTATTAGTCTTAtagtatattataaaaataaatcattgtttataattgattaaataaacaaaatattagataattgttgaagaagaagatacatttgattttttttttaattttaattttaataataaaatatttttttataaaataaaattataagaagaAATGCATTGTTTAACAAGTCACAAGATATTGAGGAAAAACCATCTCAAGATGAAGAAGATTCAAGGTTGTGCATATGTGAAGAAATGATTCAAGGTTGTTGTTGATATAGAGAAGAAAATGGTTGTACATATATGTCCTTTGTTAATTTAGATTTATCTTTTTTGACTGatacttctatttttttttatacatttgtgtattattttaataatattttgtgATTTAAGTAAGAGATGAAGAAGATCCAAGGTTAAAGAAGAAGATAAAtgtgattttttttcattttaattttattaataaaatacttTTTACAAAATATTGAGGAAAAAGCCTCTTAAGATAAACAAATCTAAAAAAGCGCAAACGAAGTCTCTTTACAAAATTTACCATAATACACAAATGTATAGAGAAAAATGAGAAGTGTCGATTAAAGATAAACCTAAATTAACAAGGATATTTGCACAACCATTCTATTCTTTAAAAATTTGAGTAACCacaaaatttcacttaaaaactaaattaatacaATTAAACCATATATTCATAATCAACCCAAGCATACATTACGGGGGACTAAAAGTTTTAACCACCGTCGTCGAGTGTATTTCCAATCAAACATTGTACTAATTTTTTTCATGAACGAACTCAATTATTAACATAGTACCCAAAATTCGGCAATAAGAAAATTCGAGACttctaaataaaaaacaaaagcaTCCAAAAAAGAATCACCATTCTCTCTAACAATGCCCCCACATGCCAAAAATCTCAAAGGAGATTTTGAGGCTTTATCATAGTTTaactttattcaatttttttggaGAGGGTTGCCAAAAAAAccttcaaataataaaaatagtgagTAAGTCGTGATGAACAAAAAGATGAAAGAGAttcaaggttgaagaagaagataaatTTGATCTTGTAATTTtaatgttaataataaaatagtacctttttataaaataaaatcatatgaaCAAtgcatttcttcttcttctttgggaCAAATGAATAGTGAGTAAtgtgttcaaaactcataaaaTCAATAAACGAggcttaattaaaattaaaactaatcacATAATACTAAATACAAAGCATTTAAAGATTAAGAAACCAAAGTTAATGGGTGAAACTTAACCTAAAATAGCAGCttgagataaaaataaaataaggatcaATCACCAAAAACACATAAATTAATCTCCTAAACATGCCAACTCCTTAAACCTAAAATCTTGATATTTTGAAAATCCCTTGaaaatatcaatctcaattaaatTTTCATCTTCATTCATTTCTTCTAAAAGATCCATGAGACCCCCCTCCTTGAAAATAAAATCCAAACTCCTTGAAATATTGATTTCAATAAGATCCTCCTCCTCCTCGTCTTCGTCGTCATCATTATCTTGATTTCTTCTAAGATcaatttcaaaactttcatcaatactTAAGCTAGTACTACTTTCACTATctaattgaagtgaagaatctgAATATGGATCTGCTTGTGAAGGATATGAATGTCCTTCACTTTGATTATGAGAAGTTTCATCTCCTAATGAAGATTGCAACTCTTTTTTCTTTGATAGTTTGAAAAGTATCATAGTAGATAGAAGAACAAATAGAAGAGTGAAAATGTAAGGAAAATATTTAGAAAGTGAAAAGAGAACAAGAACTAAGAAAGTGGTGAAAATAGAACTCAACTTGGTTACTTTCTCCATGTTCATCATTTTTTATGATGTAAAAACCAAAGTCACCAAATGCATGTAATAATGCAAATACAAAGGTTGCATTGCAAGTgcaaactttaagtccatttttttGCTCTGACATGAAAGGAAACTTTTTGTTATTTACTGATTCTCTTGGAGATATGAAAGGTGTTTGTTTTTTGCATTATTACTAACATCAAAGCTTTGGAATCGTGGAATGCATGCATGTGGTAAACATAATCTGACTCTTCCCTTACACATACACATGCCACTATATTTGTTGTGTTGACCATTCAAAACAATGTTTAGAATGCGCTTTGGAACAATAGGAAGAAAAGACTGTTTTCTCCCTAAATAATTAGTGTCATAGGGATTTTTATTAGGCACTCCTGCGGCATATATCACACTCACACCCCtacatttaatataaaaataccGTTTAAAATAAGCTGATGGAGTGCAAAGTAGGCTACCGCACTGGGTCTCAAATTTTTTCAGAGTTAAACTATAATTAAATAGGGCTTCATAAAATATCAGGTAGGTTAAATCATGAGTACATAGGatctataataattttttatggttAAATTGCGGCTAatctacacagggcctccaaaaactTTGTGACGGCCTTGAAAGTAAGGTTCTTACTAATCAGTGCCCTCAAAacactttttaaatatattaaataaagaaaatatttttttataaaatttaatattttaatttttaatacatttttaatatattggatatacacatttttttaaaaaaattatcactttaatcacttaaatggTGTCTTAAGAGCACTCGTTAACATTTTCCttaaagtatattaaataaaacaattCTTTTATGCTTGATCTTAAGCCCGTAGGTATTGTCCGTTTTTTAAATTATCCTCCATCTATTTTGAAATGATTGCCAATTAAGATTTTTTgtacataaattaaaaaatataataattttgccCTAAAACATTGTACTATTTGTACTAGTACTTTTACTAAAATAATATCCTAAATGTATTGAAAGTAGTGTACAAAGTAATTATTGAaagaaaaaattggaaaaatagcAATTATGACTACATTAAAATTGATaataacattctttttgaaataaattttatttgctAACACGACATTCATTgtgaaacggagggagtaattctTATGATTTTGTCTTTTTTAAAAAACGTTTTGTTGGGTTAAAATCTATGAGTGTTGTATATGGGGACAACTCatgtgagaacacttggttattatgagaaatgaaaacaacaaatcacgaccattaaattttgatttgttcacTACAACAAAAATGAGTTTAGGCAACAACTGAAATCCGCTGCCTAAAGTAGAAAAACCGTAGTCTAAATGTTTAAGGGACGGTTTTTCATGTGTGGAATAAACTGCCGTTGCCTATTCTTTAAGGGCACGGTTTTTTAACTTTAGACCACAGATATTCAAACGTGTCGCCTAAGATAAGTTAAAGGGCACGGTTTACTAAGTTTGTTTCAACCACGGTTTATTATAAGCCACTGTTACAAAGCGTTGCCTTATCTATAAGCTACGGATTTTAAACTCAAATATAAGCTACGGTTTAGTTTGGGCTACAGCCTAAAACCGTGGGTATATAacactttttttgaaaaaaaaaacctataaataacattagaagaacattgaaaaatataataggattacataaaaaaattcaaaatatttaataaaaagagTAAATTATCCTATAAAAGTCCCACTGAAAGTGAATTCTACAGATTATAACATTCAAGGTTGGAATGGGCAGTGAAGAAAACATCACTACCATAATTCTCTCTTCAATATAAGCGTTAAATCTTGTTAAGTTAAATACAAATCTAATTGTGAGAAGTAGAAAGGAACAAAATAGGTAATATTACATTCCATTGTAAATCGTAAAAACTTGTCAAATTCTTCTCTAAACATTTCTAAACTacatatattaaaagtagaaaaCCTCCATGACATATTTAACAGGAGTAATTACTTCATTGCAAGTAGATACTCATCACctgaaataaataagaaaatcacAAGTGAATCCAAAAGCACaacttttaatcataaaaattAAGTCAAAGTATGCATGACATCAATGGTTGAATGAACTTATACATGTCGGCCGAACTCTTTTTCTAAAGCAGAACTAAAAACTCAAAAAGTTCCTTATTATTAAATTCTTTCCAAGTGAAGCAATAACACCATAACATCATTGATTTCTGTACAGCAATGGGCTTCCCAACCAAAAGAAATTGGCATATAATACTCTCTCCATGTGAAGCAATAACACCATAAATAATTAACACGGAACTTCAAATTTCAAAGAGAAACTTCAGAAAGAACAAAATTAGTGGCTTACGGTCAATATATGTATTCTTTATGTCTTTCCACTCATTATGAGACATGCTGAAAAAACCAAAAGTCAGTCCTAAgttaatccaaaaatatgcctatTCTTTGTGATTTCATCATTATTGAGATCCAagacatcccatatggctcatTAAGCTGACACAAACTACCACTAAGAATATGGGCTAACAAAGAACCAAAATA includes these proteins:
- the LOC131615698 gene encoding pentatricopeptide repeat-containing protein At5g12100, mitochondrial; protein product: MFLRRRSVLHLVPNSHLKNSTSSFCSQSLTFPQNQQQWLQTFQHLQSLIDQGRTKPAQTVFKSLLLSNAPYSFPSQIHSLVSKPIFLQTLLPFCSNPSTINRVMELFYSMKNEGFILPICFINSLLQTLVHLHQFEKALTLFNDVVESGIRPDAFSYKKAVHSAVMMRDLNKGFELIDSMERDGIRPFVYVYNLMLGGLCKGKRLKDARKMFDEMIERSIVPNTVTYNTLIDGYCKVGEIEEAFSLRGRMKAPYSEPNIVTYNCLLSGLCGLGRLEDVRKVLLEMEGIGFLPKGFSCFLFDDNYVCENENGLLDGNGTQVDERTYSVLLNGLCRVGRVEKAKEVLAKLEDNGVVPSQISYNILVNAYCQEGDLNKAILTAEEMEKRGLRPSYVTFNTLINKFCETGELDQAERWVKKMIEKGVSPTVETYNSLVNGYGMACDFVRCFEILEEMEKKGIKPNVISYGSLINCLCKDRKLLDAEIVLGDMVGRGVSPNVEIYNMLIEASCSLSKLKDAFRFFNEMIKNGIDATLVTYNTLIHGIGKNGRVAEAENLFLQMTSKGYNPDVITYNSLMSGYAMSGNPKKCLELYDNMKKGGIKPSVGTFHPLINSCRKEGVVTMEKMFQEMLGMGLIPDRAVYNEMIYGYAEDGNVLKAMSLHQQMVDLGVDSDKVTYNCLILAHLRDRRVSEITHLFDDMKAKGLVPKTDTYKILVKGHCDLKDFNGAYFWYMKMCDTGFILNDRLCYELISGLREEGMLREAQIVSLDLNSRVQQLEG
- the LOC131619648 gene encoding uncharacterized protein LOC131619648, with the translated sequence MEKVTKLSSIFTTFLVLVLFSLSKYFPYIFTLLFVLLSTMILFKLSKKKELQSSLGDETSHNQSEGHSYPSQADPYSDSSLQLDSESSTSLSIDESFEIDLRRNQDNDDDEDEEEEDLIEINISRSLDFIFKEGGLMDLLEEMNEDENLIEIDIFKGFSKYQDFRFKELACLGD